A single region of the Lysinibacillus sp. B2A1 genome encodes:
- a CDS encoding small acid-soluble spore protein SspI has translation MNFQIRDAITTNVHGQTAAEFKDIVEDAISRGEEHLLPGLGVFFEKWWQQSSTAEQDAFVQKLEKAFAH, from the coding sequence ATGAATTTTCAAATAAGAGATGCGATTACAACAAACGTACATGGTCAAACAGCGGCTGAATTTAAAGATATTGTTGAAGATGCGATCAGTCGTGGTGAAGAGCATTTACTACCAGGGCTTGGTGTATTTTTTGAAAAGTGGTGGCAGCAATCTAGTACTGCTGAGCAGGATGCATTTGTACAAAAGCTAGAAAAAGCATTTGCTCACTGA
- a CDS encoding sigma-70 family RNA polymerase sigma factor, whose protein sequence is MPQCHKLSPEQPFEEVLEKVQPMITSIFFKLHIYKDYDYYRHIASIAVWEAWCKADPLKGIFTAYIYTTVKGELLKELTKEVTFKELHTPMDDETINYVRDFEINQKSPAYLETLLVDLKEEERAILMLFYIDGYNYVEIAQALHLSVSAVKKRRTRIMKKLREMRSFLVK, encoded by the coding sequence ATGCCGCAGTGTCATAAGCTATCACCTGAACAGCCATTTGAAGAAGTATTAGAAAAAGTCCAGCCAATGATAACATCAATCTTTTTTAAGCTCCATATCTATAAAGATTATGATTATTACCGACATATTGCTTCGATAGCGGTATGGGAGGCTTGGTGTAAAGCAGATCCATTAAAGGGAATATTTACGGCTTATATCTATACAACCGTTAAGGGAGAGCTATTGAAGGAACTGACAAAAGAAGTGACATTCAAAGAGCTTCATACACCTATGGATGATGAAACCATAAATTATGTTCGGGATTTTGAAATCAATCAAAAAAGCCCTGCGTATTTAGAAACCTTATTGGTTGATTTAAAGGAGGAAGAAAGAGCTATATTAATGCTTTTTTATATAGACGGTTATAATTATGTGGAGATCGCACAAGCATTACATTTATCAGTATCAGCTGTAAAAAAAAGACGCACTAGAATCATGAAAAAACTACGTGAGATGAGATCCTTTTTAGTAAAATAA
- a CDS encoding diguanylate cyclase: MVLPLLLVIPLLGFSNQVYGIFKEESYLYLNLVIQILIIVFTMAIAIQSWLVFSHLPSNQTLYIGNLFFITALLELASLVIHQNYSIHSNYAIMSIHIIMRLCLAIGFLFIIVKPKQNIAMNYRYYTYGSSLLLVLFSLFLVYLSSRQLLFENQLNKVNDFVHLLSAVFQIVTIVILSKYFKKLPKRVMWLISAAIYLIFSDIFFAISKDLQSIWGFSALIYQFFAFYFFLKAIYYTTVEKPYQQLLKIKQDLEYSQQELHFQAYHDDITQLPNEHLLLKTLKESLHANNYQKAIIAIEIDRLAAIRASIGISYSNKMMKLVAERIQAILPPHYFATKLNEGQFIIYIKHVKTREELLQFCLNLRNVMKKPLQVQLFSLNGNLNIGIALHEEDCTGEELLMHAQLAMREASQLPQRCLFYKSYMSNGVTDRILIEQELHKALANQEFYLDFQPQVNLKTGKIESVEALVRWRHPTRGFVAPNQFISIAEESGLIIPLGKWILETACAQAKAWEEQGLPPMKVAVNLSLGQLFQQDLVQMVQAILQRTRLEPKYLQLEITESMTMNIDQMTQLLYELKALGIQIAVDDFGTGYSSLSYLKDFPIDCLKIDRAFVRNIQHNPNDEALVSMILSMAKHLRLKVVAEGIEEAEQLAFLIEGDCDYIQGYLFSKPISAEQISTNFKDLHRHAFEILTQFTYVEDYII, from the coding sequence ATTGTATTGCCTTTATTGCTAGTAATACCCTTATTAGGTTTTAGTAATCAGGTATATGGTATTTTTAAGGAAGAAAGTTATCTTTATTTGAATTTAGTTATACAAATACTCATTATTGTTTTTACTATGGCAATTGCCATTCAATCTTGGCTTGTTTTCTCACATCTACCATCAAATCAAACATTATACATAGGTAATTTGTTTTTTATCACCGCATTATTAGAATTGGCTAGTTTAGTAATTCATCAAAACTATTCCATTCATTCGAACTATGCGATAATGAGTATACATATCATAATGCGTTTATGCTTGGCTATTGGCTTTTTATTTATTATTGTAAAGCCAAAACAAAATATAGCGATGAATTATCGTTATTATACATATGGAAGTTCCTTATTATTGGTATTATTCAGCCTTTTTCTAGTGTATTTATCTTCAAGGCAATTATTGTTTGAGAATCAGTTGAATAAAGTAAATGATTTTGTTCATTTATTGTCTGCTGTTTTTCAGATTGTCACAATAGTGATTCTAAGTAAATATTTTAAAAAGCTACCAAAGCGTGTAATGTGGCTTATTAGTGCTGCCATCTATTTAATTTTTAGTGATATTTTCTTTGCTATTAGTAAGGATTTGCAATCTATTTGGGGATTTTCAGCACTGATTTATCAATTTTTTGCATTCTATTTTTTCTTAAAGGCCATTTATTATACAACTGTAGAAAAACCTTATCAGCAGCTTTTGAAAATCAAGCAGGATTTGGAGTATTCACAGCAAGAGCTTCATTTTCAAGCCTATCACGATGATATTACACAACTTCCGAATGAGCACTTATTATTGAAAACCTTAAAGGAAAGTTTACATGCAAATAACTATCAAAAGGCGATTATTGCCATCGAAATTGATCGATTAGCAGCAATTCGTGCATCAATAGGAATCAGCTATTCTAATAAGATGATGAAACTTGTTGCTGAAAGGATACAAGCAATATTACCTCCTCATTATTTTGCAACAAAGCTTAATGAAGGCCAGTTTATTATTTATATTAAGCATGTCAAAACAAGAGAAGAGCTATTACAATTCTGTTTAAATTTAAGAAATGTAATGAAAAAGCCCTTACAAGTACAGCTATTTTCACTTAATGGTAATCTTAATATAGGTATTGCCCTGCATGAAGAAGATTGTACAGGTGAAGAGCTTTTAATGCATGCACAATTAGCAATGAGAGAAGCCAGTCAGCTCCCTCAAAGATGTTTATTTTATAAATCTTATATGTCTAACGGAGTTACTGATCGTATTCTGATTGAGCAAGAGTTACATAAGGCATTGGCTAATCAGGAATTTTATTTGGATTTTCAACCACAGGTAAATTTAAAAACAGGTAAAATTGAATCTGTGGAAGCACTTGTGCGCTGGCGTCATCCAACACGTGGGTTTGTGGCTCCAAATCAGTTTATATCAATTGCTGAGGAATCAGGACTTATCATTCCGTTGGGAAAATGGATTTTAGAAACTGCTTGTGCTCAAGCTAAAGCTTGGGAGGAGCAAGGATTACCACCTATGAAGGTAGCCGTAAATCTTTCACTTGGGCAATTGTTTCAACAAGATTTAGTGCAGATGGTACAGGCAATCTTGCAGCGTACACGGTTAGAACCAAAGTATTTACAATTAGAAATCACGGAAAGTATGACGATGAATATTGATCAAATGACACAGCTACTATATGAATTAAAGGCACTGGGCATTCAAATTGCTGTGGATGATTTTGGAACTGGCTATTCCTCACTTTCCTATTTAAAGGATTTTCCGATTGATTGCTTAAAGATTGACCGAGCATTTGTTCGGAATATTCAGCATAATCCAAATGATGAAGCACTTGTGTCCATGATTTTATCGATGGCGAAGCATTTGCGACTAAAGGTTGTTGCAGAGGGAATTGAGGAAGCCGAGCAGCTTGCTTTCCTTATTGAAGGAGATTGTGACTATATTCAGGGCTACTTATTCAGTAAACCGATTTCAGCTGAACAAATCTCTACTAACTTTAAAGATTTACACAGACATGCATTTGAAATTTTAACACAATTTACATATGTAGAAGATTACATTATTTGA
- a CDS encoding H-type small acid-soluble spore protein translates to MDLKRAQEIVASPLEYEVSYNGVSIWIDKLHDDGKTATVHLRRSLEERSEVDIGELKEEYLMH, encoded by the coding sequence GTGGATCTTAAACGTGCACAAGAAATAGTCGCCTCTCCATTAGAGTACGAAGTAAGTTATAATGGCGTATCTATCTGGATTGATAAGCTTCATGACGATGGGAAAACAGCAACTGTTCATTTACGACGTTCTTTAGAGGAGCGATCTGAGGTGGATATAGGAGAATTAAAAGAAGAGTATCTTATGCATTAA
- a CDS encoding spore gernimation protein: MIIHVVSAGETLWQIANHYSVPIQEIIQLNGLSNPDQLVIGQSLVIPSLYTTHTVKKGETLWSIAQQYNVSIQSIVSVNHLTNPDLLTPGTQLVIPPVIHIVQPGETLSQIAHQYGTTVQAIAVENGISNPNLIYVGAHLIIPRAKPIIEVNAYTYETPKEAVQSIDAIGHLLTYFSPFAYLIKEDGTLEPPDDQEMIAAANAKNITPMLTLTNLTSTETGSNLSHVILSSAALREKVITNTLQVMQEKGYKVLNIDFEYVLPADRENYTAFLQLAVDRLHPKGYLVSTALAPKTSATQAGTLYEAHDYEAHGKIADFVVLMTYEWGYRLGPPQAISPINEMRKVVEYALSVMPAEKILLGFELYARDWLLPHVKGQEAETFSPQEAVNRAIKYGATIQYDRVAQSPYFRYVDEHGKQHEVWFEDARSAQAKFDMVRQYNLRGISYWALGFPFPQNWVLLNNDFSIKKLSL, from the coding sequence ATGATTATACATGTGGTAAGTGCAGGTGAAACACTATGGCAAATAGCAAACCACTATTCCGTACCTATACAAGAGATTATTCAATTAAATGGATTATCTAATCCAGACCAATTAGTAATCGGACAATCACTCGTTATTCCCTCTCTCTATACAACTCATACAGTCAAAAAAGGAGAAACTTTATGGTCGATTGCACAACAATATAACGTATCGATTCAATCTATTGTCTCTGTCAATCATTTAACTAACCCTGATTTGTTAACGCCTGGCACTCAGTTAGTAATTCCACCCGTTATTCATATCGTACAACCTGGAGAGACGTTATCCCAAATTGCTCATCAATATGGGACGACTGTTCAAGCCATTGCCGTTGAAAATGGCATTTCAAATCCAAATCTGATTTATGTGGGAGCACATTTAATCATTCCGAGAGCAAAGCCTATAATTGAAGTAAACGCCTATACGTATGAAACACCAAAAGAAGCGGTTCAGTCTATAGACGCCATCGGTCATCTTCTTACTTATTTCAGTCCTTTTGCTTATTTGATAAAGGAGGACGGGACTTTAGAACCGCCCGATGATCAAGAAATGATTGCTGCTGCCAATGCAAAAAACATTACACCTATGTTAACCCTTACAAACCTAACTTCTACTGAAACAGGCTCCAACCTATCACACGTTATTTTATCAAGCGCAGCATTACGTGAAAAAGTGATTACGAATACGCTGCAAGTAATGCAGGAGAAGGGCTATAAAGTTTTAAATATTGATTTTGAATACGTCCTTCCAGCAGATCGAGAAAATTATACTGCCTTTCTTCAACTAGCTGTTGACCGTCTTCACCCTAAAGGTTATTTAGTATCTACCGCACTTGCACCAAAAACAAGTGCAACACAGGCAGGAACATTGTATGAGGCACATGATTATGAAGCACATGGGAAAATTGCAGATTTTGTAGTATTGATGACCTATGAATGGGGGTATCGACTTGGTCCGCCACAAGCAATATCTCCCATTAATGAAATGAGGAAAGTTGTGGAATATGCATTATCTGTTATGCCTGCTGAAAAAATACTTTTAGGCTTTGAGCTTTATGCTCGTGATTGGCTTTTACCACATGTTAAAGGGCAAGAAGCAGAAACCTTCAGTCCTCAAGAGGCTGTGAATCGGGCAATAAAATATGGTGCAACCATTCAATATGATCGAGTTGCACAATCACCATATTTTCGCTATGTAGATGAACATGGGAAACAACACGAAGTTTGGTTTGAAGATGCTCGAAGTGCACAAGCTAAATTTGATATGGTACGACAATATAATCTCAGAGGGATTAGCTATTGGGCATTAGGTTTTCCTTTCCCACAAAATTGGGTGCTATTAAATAATGATTTTTCCATAAAAAAACTCTCACTATAA
- a CDS encoding FAD-binding oxidoreductase codes for MKKVKLTGRIVTPDDPGYEQARTNNNLNNPKYPSIIVFCQNTKDVINALSWARENNEPFRIRSGRHSYENYSLLNKGLVIDISDMNGIHINLQEMTVKIEAGANLGSVYRRLGEQGVTIPAGTESSVGVVGLTLGGGIGMLSRPFGLTCDNLIEIEMVGASGHEGATIIQANRQKNSDLLWASCGGGGGNFGIVTALTFKLHPISNVAIFSITWSWEDFERAFDAWQKWAPYTDKRLTSQIELKSKEIGEIVAQGEFVGSASELKKLLRPLRKTGTPINIWIKEVPYLKAVEFFDIPSGNQPAFRKRSGSFIERPFPHVAIAQMKEFLAKPPNRNTTIWQQSLGGAVGQVAPNRTAYYYRNALMAQEYNTSWKKPKEEDKNILWVENVRQALSPYTTGDYVNFPDRFIKDWLTAYYGRNIRRLREIKSKYDPFNVFHFPQSIPTNRKWL; via the coding sequence TTGAAGAAAGTAAAGCTCACTGGAAGAATCGTTACCCCTGATGATCCGGGATATGAACAGGCAAGAACTAATAATAACTTAAATAATCCAAAATATCCGAGCATCATTGTGTTTTGTCAAAATACAAAAGACGTAATAAATGCTTTAAGCTGGGCAAGGGAAAATAATGAACCATTTCGAATAAGAAGTGGCAGGCATAGCTATGAAAATTATTCATTATTAAATAAAGGTCTTGTTATTGATATTAGTGATATGAATGGCATTCATATCAATCTTCAGGAAATGACAGTGAAAATTGAAGCTGGAGCAAATCTTGGAAGCGTGTATCGTAGATTAGGAGAACAAGGTGTCACAATCCCTGCTGGAACAGAAAGCAGTGTGGGCGTCGTGGGTTTAACACTTGGGGGAGGTATCGGGATGCTATCTCGTCCATTTGGGTTAACTTGTGATAATTTGATTGAAATTGAGATGGTGGGTGCAAGTGGTCATGAAGGAGCAACAATTATTCAAGCAAACAGGCAGAAAAACAGTGATTTATTGTGGGCTAGTTGTGGAGGTGGTGGTGGCAATTTTGGTATCGTAACTGCACTTACCTTTAAACTACATCCAATTAGTAATGTTGCTATTTTTTCTATTACATGGAGTTGGGAGGATTTTGAACGTGCCTTTGATGCTTGGCAAAAATGGGCGCCGTATACAGATAAACGCTTAACGTCCCAGATTGAGCTTAAATCAAAGGAGATAGGTGAAATTGTTGCGCAAGGAGAGTTTGTCGGTTCTGCTTCGGAGTTAAAGAAATTACTACGTCCTTTAAGGAAAACAGGAACACCTATTAATATATGGATAAAGGAAGTCCCATATTTAAAGGCTGTAGAATTTTTTGATATACCAAGTGGCAACCAGCCAGCCTTTCGTAAAAGATCTGGTTCTTTTATTGAAAGACCATTTCCACACGTCGCCATTGCACAAATGAAAGAATTCTTAGCTAAACCACCAAATAGAAATACAACGATATGGCAGCAATCTTTAGGAGGTGCTGTAGGCCAAGTTGCACCTAATCGTACAGCCTATTATTATAGAAATGCTTTAATGGCACAGGAGTACAATACTTCTTGGAAAAAACCTAAAGAAGAAGACAAAAACATACTGTGGGTGGAAAATGTCAGACAGGCTTTGTCTCCATACACTACTGGAGATTATGTCAATTTCCCTGATCGCTTTATTAAAGATTGGCTGACTGCCTATTATGGCCGTAATATTCGTAGATTAAGAGAGATCAAGTCAAAATATGATCCTTTCAATGTGTTTCATTTTCCTCAAAGTATCCCAACCAATCGAAAATGGCTTTAG
- a CDS encoding alpha/beta hydrolase: MIDVMVRNNVKIIGNGNQPIIFAHGFGCDQDMWRFITPAFEENYQVILFDYVGSGNSDLHAYNSEKYNSLQGYVQDILDIVEALKLRDILFIGHSISSMIGMLASIEQPASFKKLIMIGPSPCYLNDGDYRGGFEQSDITELLDMMEMNFVGWASYMAPIAMNNPEVPKLSQELEQTFMAANPEIAREFAEVTFLSDYRDDLAKMNVPTLIMQCSDDSIVPIEVGEYLHSHLKNSTFQLMKAKGHYPHISHPEETIRCITEFL; the protein is encoded by the coding sequence ATGATTGATGTAATGGTTCGTAATAATGTGAAAATAATTGGTAACGGAAACCAGCCTATTATTTTTGCACATGGCTTTGGCTGCGATCAAGATATGTGGAGGTTCATTACACCTGCTTTTGAAGAAAATTATCAAGTAATATTGTTTGATTATGTTGGTTCTGGTAATTCAGATTTACATGCCTATAACTCTGAAAAATATAATTCTTTACAAGGGTATGTCCAAGATATTTTAGACATTGTCGAAGCATTAAAACTGAGAGATATTCTATTCATTGGACATTCGATTAGCTCGATGATAGGGATGTTAGCTTCGATTGAACAACCTGCATCTTTCAAAAAATTAATAATGATTGGACCATCACCGTGTTATTTAAATGATGGTGATTATCGTGGCGGTTTTGAACAAAGTGACATTACAGAGTTATTGGATATGATGGAAATGAATTTTGTCGGCTGGGCAAGCTATATGGCACCGATTGCTATGAACAATCCTGAGGTTCCTAAATTATCACAGGAATTAGAGCAAACATTTATGGCTGCAAATCCTGAGATTGCTAGAGAATTTGCAGAAGTGACCTTCTTATCAGATTATCGTGATGACCTTGCAAAAATGAATGTACCTACACTTATTATGCAGTGCTCTGACGATAGCATAGTACCTATTGAGGTAGGGGAATATTTACATAGTCATCTGAAAAATAGCACATTCCAGTTGATGAAGGCGAAGGGACATTACCCGCATATTAGTCATCCAGAGGAAACGATACGCTGTATCACAGAATTTTTGTGA
- a CDS encoding PAS domain S-box protein, whose amino-acid sequence MEKRLNYAPCGFLSISHEGIITDINQTFLQWMGYEQEDLINKHIEILMSTPNKLIFHSYFYPNINLNEHIEELFISLKHRDGLSIPFLLNAKLFTENKLEYIDCILVKMKKRIDYELELRSTKKQMEAAYLEKNQALAKLEQIHLEIEKKQAELLSMNATLVELSITDKLTGLKNRRFFQEKLEEQLSNYEKSASHFSLFILDIDHFKKVNDTFGHQAGDEVLAQLAQLLINQARSLDIVARYGGEEFVVILPETNQDEAKVIAEQLRQAVEEAEWQTGRITVSVGIATVNKTDNETTILQRADKALYASKENGRNRVTHSTDLTSI is encoded by the coding sequence ATGGAAAAAAGATTGAACTATGCGCCTTGTGGTTTTCTTTCTATCTCCCATGAAGGGATTATCACAGATATAAATCAAACCTTTCTTCAATGGATGGGCTATGAGCAGGAGGATTTGATAAATAAACATATAGAAATTCTTATGTCTACTCCAAATAAATTGATATTTCATTCTTATTTTTATCCGAACATTAATTTAAACGAACATATTGAGGAGCTATTTATCAGCTTGAAGCATCGTGATGGATTGTCCATTCCTTTTCTATTGAATGCTAAGTTATTTACAGAAAACAAATTGGAGTATATAGATTGCATTCTAGTAAAGATGAAAAAGCGAATTGACTATGAACTCGAATTACGTTCAACAAAGAAACAAATGGAAGCTGCCTATCTGGAGAAGAACCAGGCTTTAGCAAAATTAGAGCAAATTCATTTAGAAATCGAAAAAAAACAGGCTGAGTTACTTTCTATGAATGCAACATTAGTAGAATTATCCATAACAGATAAACTAACTGGTTTGAAGAATAGGAGATTTTTCCAAGAAAAACTAGAAGAACAGTTGTCCAACTATGAAAAATCAGCTTCTCATTTCTCACTTTTTATTTTAGACATTGATCACTTCAAAAAGGTAAATGATACATTTGGCCATCAAGCAGGAGACGAAGTTCTTGCACAATTAGCACAACTATTAATAAATCAAGCACGTTCACTAGATATCGTTGCACGTTATGGTGGAGAGGAATTTGTTGTAATTTTACCTGAAACTAATCAGGACGAGGCAAAAGTTATTGCAGAACAATTGCGACAAGCTGTAGAAGAAGCAGAGTGGCAAACTGGGCGAATCACAGTGAGCGTCGGTATAGCCACAGTTAACAAAACGGATAATGAGACTACCATTTTACAAAGAGCTGACAAGGCTTTATATGCTTCTAAGGAGAATGGTCGAAACCGCGTAACACATAGTACGGATTTAACAAGTATTTAG
- a CDS encoding 8-oxo-dGTP diphosphatase MutT encodes MKKHIHVVGAIIENDKDEIFCALRNPQMVLANYWEFPGGKIEAGESSKQALAREILEEFNCSIEVNEKVEDTTYEYHEFTVRLETFKASIISGEPIALEHTEIRWVARHQLLDLSFAPADIPSIKKLLAEKQQKDDN; translated from the coding sequence ATGAAAAAACATATACACGTAGTGGGTGCAATTATAGAAAATGACAAGGATGAAATCTTTTGCGCATTACGAAATCCTCAAATGGTACTCGCTAACTATTGGGAATTTCCTGGCGGTAAAATAGAAGCAGGGGAATCGTCAAAGCAGGCATTAGCTCGTGAAATATTAGAGGAATTTAATTGTTCTATAGAGGTGAACGAAAAAGTAGAAGATACCACTTATGAATATCATGAATTCACTGTGCGCTTAGAGACATTTAAAGCCTCGATAATTAGCGGAGAACCGATTGCTTTAGAACATACTGAAATCAGATGGGTAGCTCGACACCAGCTTTTAGATTTAAGTTTCGCTCCAGCAGACATCCCATCCATAAAAAAATTACTGGCAGAAAAACAACAAAAAGATGACAATTAA
- a CDS encoding RNA methyltransferase produces MKRIESTQNALVKYWKKLATTRKERERSGEFIVEGFHLVEEALKNKERVLQLIVREGVDLPMLWPIDDIASIEVTAAVAKEFAETETSQGVFAVCKQPLLVEDVMASWRKVLLIDAVQDPGNIGTMIRTADAAGLDAVILGKGSADIYNPKTLRSAQGSHFHIPVLRGDLEDWIEHLQENGVPVFGTALDEDAVVYSDIQHTGAFAIMMGNEGSGIHPQLLAMTDQNIMIPIFGQAESLNVAVATGIVLYGFAK; encoded by the coding sequence ATGAAAAGAATTGAATCTACGCAAAATGCATTAGTGAAATACTGGAAAAAGCTAGCGACGACACGTAAAGAGCGTGAACGTTCTGGAGAATTTATCGTAGAAGGGTTCCATTTAGTAGAGGAAGCATTAAAAAATAAGGAGCGAGTATTGCAACTTATTGTGCGTGAAGGTGTAGATTTACCAATGCTTTGGCCGATTGACGATATTGCCAGCATTGAAGTAACTGCGGCAGTTGCGAAGGAATTTGCTGAAACGGAAACCTCACAAGGTGTATTTGCAGTTTGTAAGCAGCCTTTACTAGTGGAAGATGTAATGGCTTCATGGCGGAAGGTATTGCTGATTGATGCTGTACAAGATCCTGGAAATATAGGAACGATGATTCGTACAGCTGATGCTGCGGGCTTGGATGCAGTTATACTAGGCAAAGGCAGTGCAGATATATATAATCCTAAAACACTTCGTTCTGCACAGGGCTCACATTTTCATATTCCAGTGCTTCGTGGCGATTTGGAGGACTGGATAGAGCACCTACAAGAAAATGGTGTACCTGTGTTTGGAACGGCTTTAGATGAAGATGCGGTAGTCTATAGCGATATCCAGCATACAGGTGCGTTTGCCATCATGATGGGCAATGAAGGCAGCGGAATCCATCCACAATTGCTTGCTATGACTGATCAAAATATTATGATTCCTATTTTT